In the genome of Arachis hypogaea cultivar Tifrunner chromosome 9, arahy.Tifrunner.gnm2.J5K5, whole genome shotgun sequence, the window CTGGACTTTCCATCTCGAGCCTGTTCCTCCTTGTAAGTTGTAACGGTTTTTGTTCGGAgctcttttatttcttatttttaagtTTAAGCTTTTAGATTTGAGAATGAAAAATTGGTTATGATTAGAAGTATATAAATTAGTGATTCTATAAAATAACTAACACAAGTAACATGTATAGAGaccttcttgttgttctcaaacagaataattaaacttaaaccaTGCCATTGagtgggaagaagaagaaaaaaggagtTGCAAgatttgtattatttatttatttattaaaattaaaaaggagaAAATTTAAAGTGAACAAGTCTGGAGTTGAAGTCTATCAATGGGGAGTTTGTCAGTTGGATAAGGACAGTCATGGGCTTCTGTCTTGAGAGGAAGCAAATCACAAGGCTGAGGAGTGACATTTTTTGTAACTCCAGAGACATCCGTGCAATTCCATTGAAGCTTGTTCTTCTCTTGACTGAGTCGAATATCGACATTTGAAATGCATATTCCACTAAAGGGGTCCTTGGAGATGCCTTCGAGTCTTGCTGAGTATGTGACATTGTCAGCAGTGAAGTCTCTGTAGTTTATCCCAGTGATTTGAGGAAGCGCGTTTGGATCAAAACCATTATCAGGATGCGAGCCATATGAACCGGTGATCCAGAAGACATACTTCATGGTGTGCAATTGAGCTCCCTTGACAAATATGTCCTTAACATACCCTCCTCTGCCAATTGCTGTCTTGATTCTAACCGCCGATTGCGTGTTGATGGCCGTGATGTCTTCAGCCCTCACATCTCGGATGCCACCGGACATTTCACTGCCTAATGCAATCATGGCGCTGTCGGGGGATATGCATGTCAGTCTCCTGATGATCACGTGTTCCGTTGGCTTCCCGAATTTGATTCCGTATTCATCCCACCCACTCTTCACTGCAATGCAGTCATCTCCCGATACAATGTAGCAGTCTTCAATCCTAGTGTTTCTGCATGAATCTGTCAACAAACAATGCACTTCACTCCTACTATTCCTCAATATAAATACCACCTGCAACTTCAAACATTAACATTACCTGGGTTTATTCCATCTGTGTTGGGAGAGTCAACTGGTGCAACAATCGTAAGCCCTTGAATTATTATATTACTGGAAACATATATCATATGAAACTTGTGCTCACAAATTGAGAGTGAAAACATACACAGTACGTATATTAAGGATAATTATCAAACCTGCTGTATATCGGATGAACAAACCAGGATGGAGAATTGAGCAGAGTGAGATTTGAAATCTGGATTTGATCAGAGTACATGATCTCTATCAAGTATGGTCTAGTCAGTTTGGTTTGGTTCTGTTTGAACTTGGCCCACCAATATGATCCTTGCCCGTCAATTGTGCCATTAGCACCTTATAAATACATAGACAGTTACAAATTTGTAGACTTCAAAATGATcaactaaatatatataattattttttatagttaCCGGTGATCACAACATCAGTGAGGTTAGTTCCAAAGATGAGGCTGCTAAATCTTCCATCAGGAGCATCTCTTCCCCTTCCATAAGACGGTAGAACAGGAAGTGGAGGCCATTCTGATTCATCCTGTCAATATGCATCATTCATATATTatgaacataaaaattaaatggtcatgtatatgtatttatatatacctGAGATGCAAGAATGAGAGCACCCTTTTGGAGAAAGAGAGTGAAATAGCTTGTGAGATTAAAGCTTCCAGTGAGCCATTTGCCAGGTGGCACAACAAGCTGTGCACCACCATCAGATGCATAGTGGCTCAGGTTGCTTATTGCATATTGAAAtgcctttgtgttggaagttttTCCATCACCAACGCCACCAAAATCAGTCAATACCGCACTGTGCTTTCTGCAGTTGATTGCAGGATATTCAATGCCGTTAAATCTTCTGCATTCTGCTACTGATCCCAGTATCACAACCACGGATATCACACCAATCACCTGAACAAGCATACAATCATCAATCAATATCCTGAAACAGAAACACTGAGAGGGTGAAAAGGAAGTGTTAGCGACGTACGTAGCAAGGTTTTGGAGAGTGCTTCATGGTGTATGTTATGGATGGTGCTGCGATCACCATCAGAGagagacatatatatatacagaaagaGAGAGTGTGTAATAAGTATGTATGTAACggaaatgggatgaaaagatTCTTGGAGGGTGATTATGGAATGAAATCACaattaaatgaattaatttttagattCGTTAACTATTTAGTATGAGCTTTCAAGTTTAAACTATGTATAGAAATATAGAATTGAATTTTTCAGTTAGCAGATATATTCGTCTGAAAAGCTTACGGTACAAAATATTAGTAATTATGGTCAATAGCAAATATCGTTTTTGTGCGTGAAATAATTACATTGTTcattatatcaaatatttttagtatttgcTATGAAGAAAATTTAACTGATTTTCAGACatatataatgattaatattTCATGtaccaaaatttaattttttatagacTTAATTAATTGTCTATCAAACATGCATAAACCTAGTCATTCTATTGTCATCAACACAAGAATAATTAGTTTGAATAATTATGCACGATACTATGCAAAAATAAGATAGATGTGTTGTCAAAACTAgttgtttatgaatgttttctttcaaaaaatatattattatccgTCAATCAGATAAACATGAGTGACAACAAGCTGTGACACTAAATATATTACTTACTATGTTTTAATATATttggaaaaaaatacaaaatttaatatttaaaagtaactatttatttataattCCTATAACGTTTTTTCAATAACATTTTTATCACATGTATCTACAGATTTTTTTTTGGTGTTACACGACATTGAATTAGGGATATAGGAGGAAGGAAAACCTCAATCTGCCTTAAGGTGGTACTTACAAGTTACTACAAGTCGGCATCATTTTACTCCAAAAAcaattctatttatattttaaaatcaattactaaattaagtattatgtatttatgtataaatatatattatttaatttatttttaatatatattttatattttaatatatttttacatgaataattaatttttagtatatacataatatatttgTTTCATCTATTCCTAAAGTCTTAAATAGTATTGATTCGAGTGAGTTTcgtgaaaaataaattaagtaaaaaataa includes:
- the LOC112709483 gene encoding probable polygalacturonase, with the protein product MLVQVIGVISVVVILGSVAECRRFNGIEYPAINCRKHSAVLTDFGGVGDGKTSNTKAFQYAISNLSHYASDGGAQLVVPPGKWLTGSFNLTSYFTLFLQKGALILASQDESEWPPLPVLPSYGRGRDAPDGRFSSLIFGTNLTDVVITGANGTIDGQGSYWWAKFKQNQTKLTRPYLIEIMYSDQIQISNLTLLNSPSWFVHPIYSSNIIIQGLTIVAPVDSPNTDGINPDSCRNTRIEDCYIVSGDDCIAVKSGWDEYGIKFGKPTEHVIIRRLTCISPDSAMIALGSEMSGGIRDVRAEDITAINTQSAVRIKTAIGRGGYVKDIFVKGAQLHTMKYVFWITGSYGSHPDNGFDPNALPQITGINYRDFTADNVTYSARLEGISKDPFSGICISNVDIRLSQEKNKLQWNCTDVSGVTKNVTPQPCDLLPLKTEAHDCPYPTDKLPIDRLQLQTCSL